Below is a genomic region from Nocardioides panacis.
GGTGTTCCGTCCGGTGAGCGTGGAAGCGATCACGACCAGGACGGCCGCGACGAGGATGGCGACGATCCAGCGGGTCCAGTCGATGCCGGGGCTGCCGTTGCCGCCGAACGCCGTGTAGACGAACCAGCCGAGGATGACCCCGCCGACGCCGCACAGGACGGTCAGCCAGATCGGGATGTTGTCCTTGTCGCCAGGAGCGACGAACTTGCCGAGCAGTCCGATGATGATGCCAGCGATGATGACGCCGATGATCTCCATGAGGTGTCCCTCCCAGTTGAGGGGCCGCGGTGGCGGCCCACACGCCACGTACCCCCACCTCGGAGTCTCAACCCCGCCTTGAGGCCGGTCAACCGGTGCGGTGCGGTGTCCGGACCGGTGAGGGTGCGGACCCGGGAGCCGGCCGGGTGGCGCCGGGGCGGTGGACGCGGCGTCCCTGCCGTGCTTTGGTTGCCACCGTGACGCGGACGGTGGAGGTCGACTATCTCGTGGTCGGGGCGGGGGCCGCCGGCATGGCGTTCACGGATGCCCTGATCGACCACTCCGAGGCCCGCGTCGCGCTCGTCGAGCGCCGGCACGGACCCGGGGGGCACTGGCTCGAGGCCTATCCCTTCGTGCGGCTGCACCAGTCGTCCACGTTCTACGGCGTCGCGTCCACGGTGCTCGGCGGCGGGCGGATCCAGCAGGACGGCCCGGAGAGGGGACTGCACGAGCGGGCCGACCAGCCGACGATCTGTGCCTACTACGACACGCTGCTCGCCGACCGGATGGTCGGACCGGGCCGGGTGGAGTTCTTCCCCGGCTGCGACTACCTCGGGGACCGCAGCTTCGTCTCGCTGGCCTCGGGGGAGCGGTTCGAGGTCCCGGAACGCTGCCGGGTCGTCGACGCGCGCTACCTGGCTCCCGACATCCCGGCGGAGGCACCGGTGAGGTTCGGCGTCGCGGACGGAGCACGGGTGATCCCGGTCAACGACGTCCTGCGGACCGACGACGACCCGAGCCAGTACGTCGTCGTCGGCTCGGGCAAGACCGCCACCGACGCGTGCATCCAGCTCCTGGCCGGCGGGGTGGACCCCGACGCGATCTGCTGGGTGCGCCCGCGCG
It encodes:
- a CDS encoding GlsB/YeaQ/YmgE family stress response membrane protein translates to MEIIGVIIAGIIIGLLGKFVAPGDKDNIPIWLTVLCGVGGVILGWFVYTAFGGNGSPGIDWTRWIVAILVAAVLVVIASTLTGRNTGGRKANTL